One region of Candidatus Ozemobacteraceae bacterium genomic DNA includes:
- a CDS encoding radical SAM protein gives MPRMSFDAGMARVEKLYSLMDPCRLCPRECGARRRSGETGFCGAGPVLKLASWNAHHGEEPPISGTRGSGTLFTSHCTLGCLFCQNFPFSQLHNGEEIPPERLVKILTLLARRGVHNFNLVTPAHFAPHLLEGILRARETTPPLPIVYNTSGYESLEVLELLDGLVDIWLPDIKYADNEVALKLSRCADYVGHNRAALKAMFRMTDGGNLELDDDGLATAGMIIRHLVLPERLSGTKASFEWLKSELGTGVHISLMCQFFPAFTSHDVPPLDREITHDEYLEAIETVERLGFENVLAQDPEEHGGA, from the coding sequence ATGCCGCGAATGAGCTTCGACGCGGGTATGGCCCGCGTCGAGAAGCTGTATTCTCTGATGGATCCCTGTCGCCTCTGTCCGCGCGAGTGCGGGGCTCGAAGGCGTTCCGGGGAAACGGGGTTCTGCGGCGCGGGCCCCGTGCTGAAACTCGCGTCATGGAACGCGCACCACGGGGAGGAGCCGCCGATCTCGGGCACACGCGGCTCGGGCACCCTGTTCACGTCGCACTGTACGCTGGGGTGCCTGTTCTGCCAGAACTTTCCCTTTTCCCAGCTTCACAACGGCGAGGAGATTCCGCCCGAAAGGCTCGTGAAGATTCTGACGCTGCTCGCACGGCGCGGCGTCCACAATTTCAATCTGGTCACCCCGGCACATTTCGCCCCGCACCTGCTCGAAGGCATTCTTCGGGCACGCGAGACGACGCCTCCCCTGCCCATCGTCTACAACACGTCAGGCTACGAAAGCCTCGAAGTGCTCGAACTGCTCGATGGGCTTGTGGACATCTGGCTTCCGGACATCAAATACGCCGACAACGAGGTCGCCCTGAAACTCTCCCGCTGCGCCGACTACGTCGGGCATAACCGAGCGGCGCTGAAGGCGATGTTCCGAATGACGGACGGCGGAAACCTGGAACTCGATGACGACGGACTCGCGACAGCCGGCATGATCATCCGCCACCTCGTGCTCCCGGAGCGCCTTTCCGGAACGAAAGCCTCGTTCGAGTGGCTGAAATCCGAGCTCGGAACCGGCGTTCATATCAGTCTCATGTGCCAGTTTTTCCCGGCGTTCACATCTCACGACGTTCCACCGCTTGACCGAGAAATCACCCACGATGAGTATCTTGAAGCGATCGAGACCGTCGAACGTCTGGGTTTTGAAAACGTTCTCGCCCAAGATCCGGAAGAACACGGCGGGGCCTGA
- a CDS encoding flavoprotein, giving the protein MSHNQIETGMVLKPLLVCCCPEQGTEADPLVELPAVAGLAPWEVALSLSAQARGLLRRIAPMARTFCAHEADELIGGLGRFDLVAVTPLSLNTLAKFALGLRDSFPSRLLAVAAERGLPILLDERQIPAADSSLNPHLMKIYRRYWDQVRLGTVREFHPDRLAEAVAAVIRTRQAVERAVPASGRAVITRDDVILAQSALQPLRVPRGAIVTDLAREEAAARGVSFYFE; this is encoded by the coding sequence ATGTCACACAATCAGATTGAAACAGGAATGGTCCTCAAGCCGTTGCTCGTGTGCTGCTGCCCCGAGCAGGGCACGGAGGCAGACCCGCTCGTCGAGCTTCCGGCGGTCGCCGGTCTTGCGCCATGGGAAGTCGCCCTGTCGCTTTCCGCCCAGGCCCGCGGCCTTCTGAGACGGATCGCCCCGATGGCGCGGACGTTTTGCGCTCACGAAGCCGACGAACTGATCGGCGGTCTCGGCCGTTTCGACCTCGTCGCCGTAACACCGCTGAGCCTCAACACCCTCGCGAAATTCGCTCTCGGCCTGCGCGACTCGTTTCCATCGCGACTGCTCGCCGTTGCGGCCGAACGGGGATTGCCGATTCTTCTCGACGAGCGGCAGATCCCCGCCGCCGACTCATCGCTCAATCCGCATCTCATGAAAATCTATCGCCGCTACTGGGATCAGGTTCGCCTGGGCACCGTCCGGGAGTTTCATCCCGACCGTCTTGCCGAAGCCGTCGCGGCGGTAATCCGTACCAGGCAGGCCGTCGAGCGGGCCGTGCCGGCGTCGGGCCGCGCCGTCATCACGCGCGACGACGTCATCCTTGCCCAGTCGGCTCTTCAGCCCCTGCGCGTTCCTCGCGGCGCGATCGTCACCGATCTGGCCCGAGAGGAAGCGGCCGCCCGCGGCGTTTCATTCTATTTCGAATAA
- a CDS encoding carboxypeptidase-like regulatory domain-containing protein produces MGKYVFSRSAVVFLLLAFAFILTGCGGGGGSTSAPREQPPEAAVRELLASWKNGASAPYIAMNPSAPPRVVFQAEPAPTASDSLRFRDLSGNEWNFLVVSITRPSSTRAEVRTSTSVGFNSSDPEATTAYITFIMALDEGWWYLSDMILELPPVIVVTNNGIEGYVSEKNNPDVRLQGANVSLFQGQTKIAETVTDEKGYYAFSGLYPGTYTLVFTGGGYESLTITNVVVN; encoded by the coding sequence ATGGGTAAATACGTTTTTTCCCGCTCTGCCGTCGTGTTTCTGCTTCTCGCGTTCGCGTTCATCCTCACGGGGTGCGGCGGGGGCGGCGGCTCTACGAGCGCTCCGCGTGAACAGCCCCCTGAAGCCGCCGTGCGCGAACTGCTCGCAAGCTGGAAGAACGGCGCCTCGGCGCCGTATATCGCCATGAATCCTTCGGCCCCCCCGCGCGTCGTCTTCCAGGCGGAACCAGCCCCGACGGCCTCGGATTCCCTCCGATTCCGCGATCTCAGCGGCAACGAGTGGAATTTCCTCGTCGTGAGCATCACCCGGCCATCCTCCACCCGCGCCGAAGTCCGGACGTCGACCTCGGTTGGCTTCAATTCATCCGATCCCGAGGCAACAACGGCATACATCACCTTCATCATGGCCCTCGACGAGGGCTGGTGGTATCTGAGCGACATGATTCTCGAGCTTCCGCCCGTCATCGTCGTCACCAATAACGGCATCGAAGGCTACGTCAGCGAAAAGAACAATCCCGACGTCCGCCTCCAGGGCGCGAACGTTTCCCTTTTCCAGGGCCAGACAAAGATCGCGGAGACGGTGACGGACGAGAAGGGATATTACGCGTTTTCCGGGCTCTATCCCGGCACATATACGCTCGTGTTCACGGGCGGCGGCTACGAGTCGCTGACCATCACCAACGTCGTCGTCAATTGA
- the ruvA gene encoding Holliday junction branch migration protein RuvA, with the protein MIETLRGKLVSKFPHKAVVDWNGLAFEVLVPFTTSKALAEPGETVTLQCHLHWREEGPQLFGFASEDERAFFRLLTRVNKIGPKLAVNIMSAASVDKLVEMIMSEDVRSLTSLKGVGQKLASRLVIELKENVAKLGIGSSEAALARAAAGQTAAAGKLACERDARDALENLGYTGKEIERAIRDVSATLPPDADLQTVVEAVLRFFA; encoded by the coding sequence ATGATTGAAACGTTGCGGGGGAAGCTGGTTTCGAAGTTTCCGCACAAGGCCGTCGTCGACTGGAACGGCCTCGCGTTCGAGGTCCTGGTGCCGTTCACGACGTCGAAAGCGCTTGCCGAGCCCGGCGAAACCGTGACGCTCCAGTGCCATCTTCACTGGCGCGAGGAAGGGCCGCAGCTGTTCGGCTTCGCGTCGGAAGACGAGCGGGCGTTTTTCCGGCTCCTGACCCGCGTGAACAAGATCGGCCCGAAGCTGGCTGTGAACATCATGTCCGCCGCATCGGTCGACAAGCTCGTCGAAATGATCATGAGCGAGGACGTGCGGAGCCTGACGTCGCTGAAGGGCGTCGGGCAGAAACTCGCGTCGCGGCTCGTCATCGAGCTGAAGGAAAACGTCGCGAAGCTCGGCATCGGAAGCAGCGAGGCCGCACTGGCGCGCGCGGCCGCCGGGCAGACGGCGGCCGCCGGAAAGCTCGCCTGCGAGCGCGATGCGCGCGACGCCCTCGAGAATCTCGGATATACCGGCAAGGAGATCGAACGAGCGATCCGCGACGTTTCGGCAACCCTTCCGCCGGATGCCGATCTGCAGACCGTCGTCGAAGCCGTGCTGAGATTCTTCGCCTGA
- a CDS encoding YebC/PmpR family DNA-binding transcriptional regulator has translation MSGHNKWAKVKHVKGKLDAIRGRLFTKIIKEITIAARNGGGDPDSNPKLRAAIQSAKDANMPRDNVDRAVKKGTGELEGVSYEEITYEGYAPGGIAVLVRTLTDNKNRTVAEVQKIFSKGGGNMGTPGCVSFMFENKGFFFISKEENPKATEDSLMEIVLDTGCDDLKDVGDGFEIYCNPASFLDIRPKLEEKGLKISEAQVSMIPKTTVKVASADVPKVMKLIDQFEEHDDVQNVYHNGDIADADLEAAAAE, from the coding sequence ATGTCTGGTCATAATAAATGGGCCAAGGTGAAGCACGTAAAGGGCAAGCTGGACGCAATCCGCGGGCGCCTCTTCACCAAGATCATCAAGGAAATCACCATTGCGGCGCGCAACGGCGGCGGCGATCCGGACAGCAACCCGAAGCTTCGGGCTGCCATCCAGAGCGCGAAGGATGCCAACATGCCCCGCGATAATGTCGACCGAGCCGTGAAAAAGGGCACGGGTGAACTGGAAGGTGTGAGCTACGAAGAAATCACCTATGAGGGCTACGCCCCCGGTGGAATCGCCGTTCTCGTCCGCACCCTCACCGACAACAAGAACCGCACGGTCGCCGAAGTGCAGAAGATCTTCAGCAAGGGCGGCGGCAACATGGGCACCCCCGGTTGCGTCTCCTTCATGTTCGAGAACAAGGGTTTCTTCTTCATCTCGAAGGAAGAGAACCCGAAAGCCACCGAGGACAGCCTGATGGAGATCGTTCTCGACACCGGATGCGACGACCTCAAGGACGTCGGCGACGGGTTCGAGATCTATTGCAACCCCGCGTCCTTCCTCGACATCCGGCCGAAGCTCGAAGAGAAGGGGCTCAAGATCAGCGAAGCCCAGGTTTCGATGATCCCGAAGACGACCGTCAAGGTCGCGAGTGCCGACGTTCCCAAAGTCATGAAGCTCATCGACCAGTTCGAAGAGCATGACGACGTGCAGAACGTCTACCACAACGGCGACATCGCCGACGCCGACCTCGAGGCCGCGGCCGCCGAGTAA
- the ruvB gene encoding Holliday junction branch migration DNA helicase RuvB, whose amino-acid sequence MRKRTKHPESLLPPDTPFPDEEPIGAEPAEPSVLTPKPIAEDDVILPTLRPKKFDEFVGQREIVEKLRVFISAARQRGEPLDHTLLLGPPGLGKTTLANVIAAEMGVQIRITSGPVLTRAGDVAALLTGLRAGDVLFIDEIHRLSKTVEEVLYPAMEDYHFDVLVGKGPTARSLRLKVQPFTLVGATTREGDVAAPLRGRFGVVSRIDYYSTEELTALLHTVSKRLSYPVDDAAAVEIAKRARGTPRVAIRLFKRMRDFAQVEKQPTIDTDTVARGMALLKVDRLGLDYVDRRILEVLLRRFDGGPVSLDTLAVSVGEEPDTLYDVYESFLIQIGFLARTNRGRVATRHAWEYMGLKPPAETPADQQLRLFDDSPGKI is encoded by the coding sequence ATGCGCAAGCGCACGAAACACCCCGAATCGCTCCTTCCGCCGGATACGCCGTTTCCGGATGAAGAGCCGATCGGGGCGGAACCCGCCGAGCCGTCTGTCCTGACGCCGAAACCGATCGCCGAAGACGATGTCATCCTGCCGACCCTGCGGCCGAAGAAGTTCGACGAGTTCGTCGGACAGCGCGAGATCGTCGAAAAGCTCAGAGTTTTCATCTCCGCCGCCAGGCAGCGCGGCGAACCGCTCGATCACACGCTTCTCCTCGGCCCGCCGGGTCTGGGAAAGACCACGCTCGCCAACGTGATCGCCGCCGAGATGGGCGTGCAGATCCGCATCACGTCGGGCCCCGTGCTGACCCGCGCCGGCGACGTCGCCGCGCTGCTGACGGGCCTGCGCGCGGGCGACGTGCTGTTCATCGACGAGATTCACCGGCTCAGCAAGACGGTCGAAGAGGTCCTGTATCCCGCCATGGAGGATTACCATTTCGACGTGCTGGTCGGCAAAGGACCGACGGCGCGAAGCCTGCGCCTGAAAGTCCAGCCGTTCACGCTGGTGGGCGCCACGACGCGAGAAGGCGACGTCGCCGCGCCGCTCAGGGGGCGGTTCGGCGTGGTGTCACGTATCGACTACTATTCAACAGAGGAACTGACGGCCCTTCTTCATACCGTTTCGAAGCGACTCTCCTACCCCGTCGACGATGCAGCGGCCGTCGAGATCGCGAAGCGCGCCCGCGGCACGCCGCGCGTCGCGATTCGTCTGTTCAAGCGGATGCGCGATTTCGCCCAGGTCGAAAAGCAGCCGACGATCGACACGGACACGGTCGCCCGTGGCATGGCCCTTCTCAAGGTCGATCGGCTCGGTCTGGATTATGTAGACAGGCGTATACTCGAAGTGCTCCTCCGCCGGTTCGACGGCGGCCCGGTGAGCCTCGACACGCTGGCCGTCTCCGTCGGCGAAGAGCCCGACACCCTGTATGACGTGTACGAATCGTTCCTGATCCAGATCGGGTTTCTCGCCCGCACCAACAGGGGCCGCGTCGCCACCCGCCATGCCTGGGAGTATATGGGGCTCAAGCCGCCGGCCGAGACGCCGGCCGATCAGCAGCTCCGGCTGTTCGACGACTCACCCGGCAAAATATGA
- a CDS encoding cyclodeaminase/cyclohydrolase family protein: MDRMLSKPLRAFCDDVASDSFAPGGGCVSAVSGALAASLGHMVLLLTCGKKKYAEFDADNTALKSVMKKHQEALLACVERDIAGCDAMLAAMALPKETDADKAARKLAMQKASKTANEAPLAICEEAIVLLRSLDASVGKVNQNAITDWACAALQAYAALEGAALNAKINCGGTGDPVYEADVRGKLRAWLDEGRRLMESVRDRVHSGLDATN; this comes from the coding sequence ATGGACCGCATGTTGTCGAAACCCCTGCGCGCCTTCTGCGACGACGTCGCATCCGACTCATTCGCCCCCGGCGGCGGCTGCGTCTCCGCCGTCTCAGGGGCCCTTGCCGCGTCGCTCGGGCACATGGTGCTCCTGCTCACCTGCGGGAAGAAGAAATACGCCGAGTTCGACGCCGACAACACGGCGCTGAAGAGCGTCATGAAGAAGCACCAGGAAGCCCTCCTGGCCTGCGTCGAACGCGACATCGCAGGGTGCGACGCGATGCTGGCGGCCATGGCGCTGCCGAAAGAAACCGACGCCGACAAAGCCGCCCGCAAACTCGCCATGCAGAAGGCAAGCAAGACGGCCAACGAAGCGCCCCTCGCCATCTGCGAAGAGGCGATCGTCCTGCTGCGCTCGCTCGACGCATCGGTCGGGAAAGTCAACCAGAACGCGATCACCGACTGGGCCTGCGCGGCTCTCCAGGCATACGCGGCCCTCGAGGGCGCCGCCCTGAATGCGAAGATCAATTGCGGCGGCACCGGCGACCCGGTGTATGAAGCGGATGTCCGCGGGAAACTCCGCGCCTGGCTCGACGAGGGCCGCCGGCTGATGGAGTCGGTGCGGGATCGCGTTCATTCGGGTCTTGACGCGACGAACTGA